One Glycine max cultivar Williams 82 chromosome 3, Glycine_max_v4.0, whole genome shotgun sequence DNA window includes the following coding sequences:
- the LOC100783663 gene encoding agamous-like MADS-box protein AGL80, whose amino-acid sequence MARKKVNLTYISNPVKRKAVFNQRKNGLLKKVDEITTLCDIHACAIIYTPDKPEPEVWPSDQGVEDVIFRFRGVSELARSKRMFCQEKFLKRNIIKARGQLKKLRNENRKKEIGLFMCQYFLGGNHLDNANIIDLNDIRFLVDKKLEEITKKIEMLHVQEVTSATENRGETMIEEKQALMTNVDAMPNLNWSNDNINASGGDSMLTLEDINVQSGWLNQFILSKR is encoded by the exons ATGGCTAGAAAGAAGGTCAATCTTACATACATAAGCAATCCCGTGAAGAGGAAGGCAGTGTTCAACCAAAGGAAAAATG GTTTGCTAAAAAAGGTTGATGAAATCACTACGCTTTGTGACATTCATGCCTGTGCTATCATTTATACTCCAGATAAACCAGAGCCTGAGGTTTGGCCTTCTGACCAGGGAGTGGAAGATGTAATTTTTAGATTTAGGGGAGTTTCTGAATTGGCACGaagcaaaagaatgttttgtcaagagaaatttttgaaaagaaacaTAATCAAAGCCCGGGGGCAACTAAAGAAACTAAGGAATGAAAATAGGAAGAAGGAGATTGGCCTTTTCATGTGTCAATACTTTTTAGGTGGCAACCACCTTGACAATGCTAACATTATTGATTTGAATGATATTAGATTCTTGGTTGATAAAAAATTGGAGGAGATTACAAAGAAAATCGAAATGCTCCATGTCCAAGAGGTGACATCAGCTACTGAAAATAGAGGAGAAACCATGATTGAAGAAAAGCAAGCACTCATGACCAATGTGGATGCCATGCCAAATCTGAATTGGTCTAATGACAACATCAATGCTAGTGGTGGGGATAGTATGTTAACATTGGAAGATATTAATGTTCAGAGCGGTTGGCTTAACCAATTCATCCTTTCAAAAAGGTGA